The following coding sequences are from one Humulus lupulus chromosome X, drHumLupu1.1, whole genome shotgun sequence window:
- the LOC133804214 gene encoding protein LYK5-like yields the protein MIQIIFFSFLVLNFLTLEVNGQQNYSGTESQKCDNIDESGPSPAILYTCNGQNRFCQSFLIFKSQPSFNSVRTISNLTLASPDELARLNKVKKSEYFALNKEVIVPVNCSCAGEHYYQANATLILRENDTYFTIANGVFQGLSPCSSLRRANSQDEHNLQGGMELKVPLRCACPTRNQIQNGTKYLLTYPISKGDDIAKIGERFNVSAKSILDANGFSEENPITYSNTAILIPLSTEPLISQTKLVHKGCDYKKPFSSSETKSKKKFEAIFGITAGCSLLVLFVVVLAAVSVYRKRSSKGLLLPTNRRTTSKRMSPEDLRVEIASFERVLQRFGIEEIKKATDNFSSENRIVGSIYHGVFGKSHVTLAVKKTKRDVSREVNILKKLNHFNLIKLEGVCKYKERSYLIFEYMENGSLREWLSKNDKEKDWSWNRRIQIALDIAHGLNYLHSFTEPAYVHKNIKSSNILLNRDTRAKIANFGLAGPATGQVKTTSGSSHTTTHVVGTRGYVAPEYLENGISTPKIDIYAFGVVVLELLSGKNALIGRENGRQVLLSKTIVEIMEGDEAEAKLDLFIDHGLKEYHRYAEFAIRVAKLSVACLKLQPETRPSMGDVISTLTKIQADLHKK from the coding sequence ATGATTCAGATCATTTTCTTCAGCTTTCTGGTACTAAATTTTTTAACTCTTGAGGTCAACGGTCAGCAAAATTATTCAGGAACAGAATCACAAAAGTGTGATAACATCGATGAATCAGGGCCTTCCCCAGCCATACTTTACACTTGCAACGGCCAAAATCGGTTCTGCCAATCCTTTCTCATCTTCAAATCTCAACCATCTTTCAATTCGGTTCGAACCATTTCGAACCTCACGTTAGCGAGCCCAGACGAGCTCGCCAGACTCAACAAGGTTAAAAAATCCGAATATTTTGCTTTAAACAAAGAGGTAATAGTTCCAGTTAATTGTTCTTGCGCAGGTGAGCACTACTACCAGGCCAATGCAACACTAATCTTAAGAGAGAACGATACATATTTCACCATCGCAAACGGCGTATTCCAAGGATTAAGTCCTTGTAGTTCTCTTCGTCGTGCCAATTCACAAGATGAACATAATTTACAAGGCGGCATGGAACTGAAAGTGCCTCTTAGGTGTGCTTGTCCGACGAGGAACCAAATCCAAAACGGCACCAAATATCTCTTAACGTACCCGATTAGCAAAGGCGACGATATTGCAAAAATTGGTGAGAGATTTAATGTTAGTGCGAAAAGCATACTCGATGCAAATGGGTTTTCCGAGGAGAATCCGATAACTTACAGTAATACGGCAATTCTTATTCCTCTGTCTACTGAGCCTCTAATATCTCAAACCAAATTAGTTCATAAGGGTTGCGATTATAAGAAACCCTTCAGCTCTTCAGAGACTAAATCGAAGAAGAAATTTGAGGCAATTTTTGGGATTACAGCGGGTTGTTCTCTGCTAGTCCTCTTTGTCGTTGTACTGGCTGCTGTTTCGGTTTACAGAAAGAGGTCATCAAAGGGTTTATTGTTACCTACTAATAGGAGAACGACATCAAAAAGGATGTCGCCAGAAGATCTCCGAGTCGAGATAGCTAGTTTTGAAAGAGTTCTGCAAAGGTTTGGAATCGAGGAGATCAAAAAAGCCACTGACAATTTCAGTTCCGAGAATCGAATCGTGGGTTCTATCTACCATGGGGTGTTTGGCAAAAGTCATGTTACTCTAGCGGTTAAGAAAACCAAAAGAGATGTGTCACGGGAAGTCAACATTTTGAAAAAGTTGAACCATTTCAACTTGATCAAGCTTGAGGGTGTCTGCAAATACAAAGAGCGCTCTTATCTCATATTCGAGTACATGGAAAATGGCTCATTGAGAGAGTGGCTTTCCAAAAACGACAAAGAAAAAGATTGGAGCTGGAATAGGAGGATTCAGATTGCTTTGGATATTGCCCACGGCCTTAACTATCTTCATAGTTTCACAGAGCCTGCTTACGTGCATAAGAACATAAAGAGCAGTAATATTCTGCTCAACAGAGACACGAGGGCCAAGATTGCCAACTTCGGGCTTGCAGGGCCAGCTACGGGTCAGGTGAAAACGACAAGTGGTAGCTCCCATACGACGACTCACGTGGTGGGAACTAGAGGTTACGTGGCTCCAGAGTATCTGGAAAATGGGATTTCGACCCCGAAGATCGACATCTATGCTTTTGGAGTGGTGGTTTTGGAGTTGTTGAGTGGGAAAAATGCTTTGATTGGGAGAGAGAATGGAAGACAAGTGTTGCTATCGAAAACCATAGTGGAGATCATGGAAGGAGATGAAGCAGAAGCCAAGCTTGATTTGTTCATTGATCATGGCCTTAAGGAATATCACAGATATGCAGAGTTTGCCATTCGAGTTGCTAAATTGAGTGTCGCATGCTTGAAGCTGCAACCGGAGACTAGGCCAAGCATGGGAGATGTCATTTCAACTCTCACCAAAATTCAGGCAGATTTACATAAAAAATGA